The following proteins come from a genomic window of Neptunomonas concharum:
- the fliJ gene encoding flagellar export protein FliJ codes for MKKRSSRLQVVLNLAEQRKAQAEQFLGEQVKRVETDKVQLAQLQDYLAEYQQAYREAVNRGLDIGQLQNYQAFMAKISDAIEKHRKSMQHNLVQLEQIKKYWAQMHGKHQAVDNLVSKVVAQEKQVEDKQLQKLLDERSQLRPSAFI; via the coding sequence ATGAAAAAACGCTCCTCTCGGCTTCAGGTTGTTCTCAATTTGGCTGAGCAGCGCAAAGCACAAGCTGAGCAGTTTTTGGGTGAGCAAGTAAAGCGTGTTGAGACTGATAAAGTACAGCTAGCACAGTTGCAGGACTATTTGGCTGAATACCAGCAGGCTTATCGAGAGGCGGTCAATAGAGGGCTTGATATAGGGCAGCTGCAAAATTATCAGGCATTTATGGCGAAAATTTCTGATGCCATTGAGAAACATCGTAAGTCGATGCAGCACAACCTTGTTCAACTAGAGCAGATAAAGAAATACTGGGCTCAAATGCACGGTAAGCACCAAGCTGTTGATAACTTGGTTTCAAAAGTGGTTGCGCAAGAGAAACAGGTAGAAGATAAGCAGTTACAAAAATTGCTAGATGAGCGTTCTCAGCTTCGTCCTTCCGCTTTTATTTAA